The proteins below are encoded in one region of uncultured Eubacteriales bacterium:
- a CDS encoding conserved hypothetical protein (Evidence 4 : Homologs of previously reported genes of unknown function), with product MGKQKRFQIVHEESVSMMFAAVVLLDTLTGVLYLQTNYSGAAGGLTPLLGQDGKPVIWEVERLEEDEK from the coding sequence ATGGGAAAACAGAAGCGCTTCCAAATCGTACACGAGGAGAGCGTCTCCATGATGTTCGCTGCTGTCGTCCTGCTGGACACGCTTACCGGCGTGCTCTACCTCCAGACCAATTACAGCGGGGCGGCTGGTGGCCTCACGCCCCTGCTGGGACAGGACGGCAAGCCGGTAATTTGGGAAGTGGAGCGTCTGGAGGAGGACGAGAAGTGA
- the exoA gene encoding Exodeoxyribonuclease, producing MKLISWNVNGLRACLNKGFLDSFAALDADVFCLQETKMQPGQAEVDLPGYQEFWNSAEKKGYSGTAVFTRVPPLNVTYGIGSSAHDGEGRAITMEFEDFFLVTCYTPNAQRELTRLAYRMEWEDEFRAYLKGLDGKKPVVLCGDLNVAHQEIDLKNFKSNRGNAGFTDEERGKMTELLSAGFVDSFRHLYPDRTGAYSWWSYMGSAREKNVGWRIDYFIVSDSIKGEIKESSIYPEIQGSDHCPVGLEIF from the coding sequence GTGAAACTGATCTCTTGGAACGTGAATGGCCTGAGGGCCTGCTTGAACAAGGGGTTTTTAGACTCCTTCGCGGCGCTGGACGCCGATGTCTTCTGCCTCCAGGAGACAAAAATGCAGCCCGGACAGGCCGAGGTGGACCTGCCGGGCTATCAGGAATTTTGGAACAGTGCGGAAAAGAAGGGATACTCGGGCACGGCGGTCTTCACCCGGGTGCCGCCTCTGAACGTTACTTATGGTATCGGCTCCTCCGCCCATGACGGGGAGGGCCGGGCCATTACGATGGAGTTTGAGGACTTTTTCCTTGTGACCTGTTACACTCCCAATGCCCAGCGGGAACTGACCCGTCTGGCCTACCGCATGGAGTGGGAGGACGAATTCCGTGCTTACCTCAAGGGATTGGATGGGAAAAAGCCGGTGGTCCTCTGTGGAGATTTGAACGTGGCCCACCAGGAGATCGATCTTAAGAACTTCAAATCCAACCGGGGCAATGCCGGGTTTACCGATGAGGAGCGCGGCAAGATGACCGAGCTGCTCTCCGCCGGTTTTGTGGACTCCTTCCGCCACCTCTACCCCGACCGGACGGGGGCCTATTCCTGGTGGAGCTACATGGGCAGCGCCCGGGAGAAGAACGTGGGCTGGAGAATCGACTACTTTATCGTGTCTGACTCCATTAAGGGCGAAATCAAGGAGAGCAGCATCTACCCCGAGATCCAGGGCAGCGACCACTGCCCGGTGGGGCTGGAGATTTTTTAG
- the ymxG gene encoding Uncharacterized zinc protease YmxG, whose product MYEKITLPNGVRILTEHVPAIRSAAIGIWVGTGSRHEAAGESGAAHFIEHMVFKGTAKRTAAQLAEEMDAVGGQINAFTTKENTCFYARVLDSHLPQATDILCDMFFSSKFDEGDVQTERGVILEEIGMYEDNPEDICSERLAAAVYKGSALARPILGKKATLEKMTGASLKSYMASHYLAGDVVVSLAGSFSEDDVAELKARFTTVSSGVCPLGKAAAYQSAVTVRKKATEQNHLTLAFPSLPYGHADRFTLQLLSSILGGGMSSRLWQEVREKRGLCYSVYSYGAGHAETGLFAVYTALGRDMEREALDTIVAAVKEFADCGVTQAELDRAREQSKANVLMGLESTQARMSNLGRSELLTGFVLEPGGIIAAYDAVTVEGVRRLAGTMFDFSRASLSAVGRVGSEESYREYLRSVQ is encoded by the coding sequence ATGTATGAAAAGATAACCTTGCCCAACGGTGTGCGCATCCTCACCGAGCACGTCCCCGCCATCCGCTCGGCGGCCATCGGCATCTGGGTGGGCACCGGCTCCCGTCACGAGGCTGCGGGGGAGAGCGGCGCGGCACATTTCATTGAGCACATGGTCTTCAAGGGCACCGCAAAGCGCACCGCCGCCCAGCTTGCCGAGGAGATGGATGCGGTGGGCGGGCAGATCAACGCCTTCACCACCAAGGAGAATACCTGCTTTTACGCCCGGGTGTTGGACAGCCACCTCCCTCAGGCTACCGACATCCTCTGCGACATGTTCTTCTCCTCCAAGTTCGACGAGGGGGACGTGCAGACCGAACGGGGGGTCATCCTGGAGGAGATCGGCATGTACGAGGATAACCCGGAGGACATCTGTTCCGAGAGGCTGGCAGCCGCCGTCTACAAGGGCAGCGCGTTGGCCCGGCCCATCCTGGGCAAAAAGGCCACCCTGGAGAAGATGACGGGGGCTTCGCTCAAGAGCTACATGGCCTCCCATTACTTGGCGGGGGACGTGGTGGTGTCCCTGGCCGGCAGCTTTTCCGAAGACGACGTGGCCGAGCTGAAGGCCCGTTTCACCACCGTCTCCTCCGGCGTCTGCCCGCTGGGAAAGGCCGCCGCCTATCAGAGCGCCGTCACCGTGAGGAAAAAGGCCACTGAGCAGAACCACCTGACTCTGGCCTTCCCCAGTCTCCCCTACGGGCACGCAGACCGCTTTACCCTCCAGCTCCTCTCCTCCATTTTGGGTGGGGGCATGTCCTCCCGCCTGTGGCAGGAGGTGCGGGAGAAACGGGGTCTGTGCTACTCGGTCTACTCCTATGGCGCAGGGCACGCCGAGACCGGGCTCTTCGCCGTCTACACCGCCCTGGGCAGGGATATGGAACGGGAGGCCCTGGACACCATTGTGGCAGCCGTGAAGGAGTTCGCCGACTGCGGCGTCACCCAGGCCGAGCTGGACCGGGCCAGGGAGCAATCCAAGGCCAATGTCCTTATGGGCCTGGAGTCCACCCAGGCCCGGATGTCCAACCTGGGCCGGAGCGAGCTGCTTACCGGGTTCGTTCTGGAGCCCGGCGGGATTATCGCCGCCTATGACGCCGTCACTGTGGAGGGTGTTCGACGCCTGGCGGGGACCATGTTTGACTTTTCCCGCGCCTCCCTCTCCGCTGTGGGACGGGTGGGGAGTGAGGAATCCTACCGGGAGTATCTGCGCAGTGTCCAATAG
- the pnp gene encoding polynucleotide phosphorylase/polyadenylase (Evidence 2a : Function of homologous gene experimentally demonstrated in an other organism; PubMedId : 2432069, 3005122, 6382163, 9008164, 9298646; Product type e : enzyme), whose translation MSTIIHQKQFPNHKIFKTEIAGRPFSIEVGKTAELANAAALVKYGDTTVHVAICASARPRDGIDFFPLSVEFEEKLYAVGRIPGSFMRREGRPSLPAVLAARLIDRPMRPLFPYDFRNDVAITCTVMSVDYDCSPEVTAMIGVSACLSYSDIPFAGPIGCLEVGYVDGQIVFNPTQEQRHNSQMDVTVAATQNKVVMIEAGAKEIPDDIMYEGIVKAHEEIKKQVAFINGIVAEIGKPKMEYEHADFNQELFDDIVANFMDEAKAAMDTDDKNVRETRWNAMIDHWHEKYLEQYPDMDKYLEEFTYKFQKKIVKAWLLEGHRVDGRQKNEIRPLGAEVGILPRVHGSGLFTRGQTQVLSIATLNTLSAAQKLDTIWEEEEKRYMHHYNFPPYSVGEARAPRATNRREYGHGYLAERALEPVLPSQDEFPYAIRVVSEVLSSNGSTSQGSICGSTLALMDAGVPIKAPVAGISSGLIQDDDGSFQTFIDIQGVEDFHGEMDFKVAGTKKGITAIQMDLKNDGLTHEIIKEALDITKDARFAILDEVMLPCIAEPRAEVSKYAPKMLTIKIDPDKIREVIGKGGSVIQKITAESGAQIDIEDDGTIHIASPDAVSCEAAKKMIDMIVFVPEVGQLYYGKVVRILTFGAFVELAPGKDGMVHISKLSDRRVEKVEDVVNIGDMIWVKVTEIDEKGRVNLSYKDAIKEIEAIKAAGESVK comes from the coding sequence ATGTCAACCATTATCCATCAAAAGCAATTCCCCAACCACAAGATATTCAAGACCGAGATCGCCGGCCGCCCCTTCTCCATTGAGGTGGGTAAGACCGCGGAGCTGGCCAACGCCGCCGCCCTGGTCAAATACGGCGATACCACCGTTCACGTGGCCATCTGCGCCAGCGCCCGGCCCCGTGACGGCATCGACTTCTTCCCCCTCTCCGTGGAGTTTGAGGAGAAACTGTACGCTGTAGGCCGTATCCCCGGCTCTTTCATGCGCCGTGAGGGCCGCCCCAGCCTGCCTGCCGTGCTGGCCGCCCGCCTCATCGACCGGCCCATGCGCCCCCTGTTCCCCTATGACTTCCGCAACGACGTGGCTATTACCTGCACCGTCATGAGCGTGGACTACGACTGCTCCCCCGAAGTGACCGCCATGATCGGCGTGTCCGCCTGCCTGAGCTACTCCGACATCCCCTTCGCCGGCCCTATCGGCTGCCTGGAGGTGGGCTACGTGGACGGGCAGATTGTCTTCAATCCCACCCAGGAGCAGCGCCACAACTCCCAGATGGACGTGACCGTCGCCGCTACCCAGAACAAGGTGGTCATGATCGAGGCGGGAGCAAAGGAGATCCCCGACGATATCATGTATGAGGGTATCGTCAAGGCCCACGAGGAGATTAAGAAGCAGGTAGCTTTCATCAACGGCATTGTGGCCGAAATCGGCAAGCCCAAGATGGAGTACGAGCACGCCGACTTTAACCAGGAGCTCTTTGACGACATCGTCGCCAACTTTATGGACGAGGCAAAGGCCGCCATGGATACCGACGACAAGAACGTCCGCGAGACGCGCTGGAATGCCATGATCGACCACTGGCACGAGAAGTATCTGGAGCAGTACCCCGATATGGACAAGTACCTGGAGGAGTTCACCTACAAGTTCCAGAAGAAGATCGTCAAGGCCTGGCTCCTGGAGGGCCACCGCGTGGATGGCCGCCAGAAGAACGAGATCCGTCCCCTGGGTGCCGAGGTGGGCATACTGCCCCGCGTCCATGGCTCCGGCCTCTTTACCCGCGGCCAGACCCAGGTCCTCTCCATCGCCACCCTGAACACCCTCTCCGCCGCCCAGAAGCTGGACACCATCTGGGAGGAGGAGGAGAAGCGCTATATGCACCACTACAACTTCCCCCCCTACTCCGTGGGTGAGGCTCGTGCCCCCCGCGCCACCAACCGCCGGGAGTACGGCCACGGCTACCTCGCCGAGCGGGCGCTTGAGCCCGTCCTTCCCAGTCAGGACGAGTTCCCCTACGCCATCCGTGTCGTAAGCGAGGTCCTCTCCTCCAACGGCTCCACCAGCCAGGGCTCCATCTGTGGCTCCACCCTCGCCCTGATGGATGCGGGCGTGCCCATCAAGGCCCCCGTGGCCGGCATCTCCTCCGGTCTTATCCAGGATGACGACGGCTCTTTCCAGACCTTTATCGACATCCAGGGTGTGGAGGACTTCCACGGCGAGATGGACTTTAAGGTCGCTGGCACCAAGAAGGGCATTACCGCCATCCAGATGGACCTGAAGAACGACGGCTTGACCCACGAGATCATCAAGGAGGCCCTGGACATTACCAAGGACGCCCGGTTCGCCATTCTGGACGAGGTCATGCTCCCCTGCATCGCCGAGCCCCGCGCCGAGGTGAGTAAGTACGCCCCCAAGATGCTCACCATCAAGATTGACCCCGACAAGATCCGCGAGGTCATCGGCAAGGGCGGCAGCGTGATCCAGAAAATCACCGCCGAGTCCGGCGCCCAGATCGACATCGAGGACGACGGAACCATCCACATCGCCTCCCCCGACGCCGTGAGCTGCGAGGCCGCCAAGAAGATGATCGACATGATCGTCTTCGTCCCCGAGGTGGGCCAGCTCTACTATGGCAAGGTGGTTCGCATCCTCACCTTCGGTGCGTTCGTGGAGCTCGCCCCGGGCAAGGACGGCATGGTCCACATTTCCAAACTCTCCGACCGCCGTGTGGAGAAAGTGGAGGACGTGGTCAACATTGGCGACATGATCTGGGTTAAGGTCACCGAGATCGACGAGAAGGGCCGCGTGAACCTCTCCTACAAGGATGCCATTAAGGAGATTGAGGCCATAAAGGCCGCCGGCGAGAGCGTAAAGTAA
- the rpsO gene encoding 30S ribosomal subunit protein S15 (Evidence 2a : Function of homologous gene experimentally demonstrated in an other organism; PubMedId : 10094780, 12244297, 12809609, 2432069, 2849753, 3005122, 6382163, 6394953, 776686; Product type s : structure) encodes MIRKDEKTAVIEQNRTHETDTGSPEVQIAILTARITELTEHLKIHTHDNHSRRGLLKMVGKRRKMLDYLMAKDIERYRAIIAKLGIRK; translated from the coding sequence ATGATCCGTAAGGACGAAAAGACAGCTGTCATCGAGCAGAACCGCACCCACGAGACCGATACCGGCTCTCCCGAGGTGCAGATCGCTATTCTCACCGCTCGCATCACCGAGCTGACCGAGCACCTGAAGATCCACACCCACGATAACCACAGCCGCCGCGGTCTGCTCAAGATGGTCGGCAAGCGCCGCAAGATGCTGGATTATCTGATGGCGAAGGACATCGAGCGCTATCGTGCCATCATCGCCAAGCTGGGCATTCGTAAGTAA
- a CDS encoding Transporter, major facilitator family has product MNLKRQIRQLLALEFVGYFRPAGCIWVLLLANRGFSLAQIGLAEGFFHLVSLCCEVPSGLLADLLGRKRALAMGQVMAALAALSMIVSRTMAGVCLCMALSATSYNLASGTREAITYDSLMLHGSEGEYLKLSSRQNVVYRLATAAAMLCAGITAALGYRLGYTLDVLCALAAAGVALSLHEPLVTEGQRARDAAAFRGLARRLKAHVHAALDFLVQNPKSVRLMLFNAAAGALATLLGFYLQDGLSRVGTPAAFLGPLLVAIGLGGAAGARLAPRLARLPYRAAAALTCGGVLCGYLMVATGFAPIMALGGFLAAAGDDALQTLTDARLNQGLPSDQRATLISVSSMCFSMVMLVLSPLAGALAG; this is encoded by the coding sequence ATGAACCTAAAGAGACAAATTCGCCAACTCCTTGCCTTGGAGTTCGTGGGATATTTCCGCCCCGCGGGGTGTATCTGGGTGCTCCTGCTGGCAAACCGGGGCTTTAGCCTGGCTCAGATCGGGCTGGCCGAGGGATTTTTCCATCTGGTAAGCCTGTGCTGCGAGGTGCCCTCCGGCCTGCTGGCCGACCTGCTGGGACGTAAGCGGGCTTTGGCCATGGGGCAGGTCATGGCGGCCCTGGCCGCCCTCTCAATGATAGTTTCGCGCACCATGGCGGGGGTATGCCTGTGCATGGCTCTCTCAGCCACCAGCTACAATCTGGCCTCCGGCACCCGCGAGGCTATCACCTACGACTCCCTCATGCTCCACGGTTCGGAGGGGGAATATCTGAAACTCTCCTCCCGGCAGAACGTGGTCTACCGACTGGCGACGGCAGCCGCCATGCTCTGCGCCGGAATCACCGCGGCCTTGGGCTACCGGCTGGGGTACACGCTGGACGTTCTCTGCGCCCTGGCGGCGGCTGGGGTTGCCCTCTCCCTGCACGAGCCCCTGGTGACCGAGGGCCAGCGAGCCCGGGATGCGGCGGCCTTTCGCGGCCTGGCCCGGCGCTTGAAGGCTCACGTCCATGCGGCACTGGACTTTCTAGTCCAAAACCCCAAATCTGTACGACTTATGCTCTTCAACGCCGCTGCCGGGGCGCTGGCCACTTTGCTGGGGTTCTACCTCCAGGACGGGCTCTCCCGGGTGGGGACGCCCGCCGCGTTTCTAGGACCCTTACTGGTGGCGATAGGCCTGGGCGGCGCGGCGGGCGCCCGTTTGGCGCCCCGCTTGGCCCGCCTCCCCTATCGGGCGGCTGCGGCGCTCACCTGCGGTGGGGTGCTCTGCGGGTATTTGATGGTTGCAACCGGCTTCGCGCCCATTATGGCCCTGGGCGGTTTTCTGGCTGCCGCCGGGGATGACGCGCTCCAGACCCTCACCGACGCTCGGCTCAACCAGGGCCTTCCTTCAGACCAGCGGGCCACCCTCATCTCGGTGTCCTCCATGTGTTTCTCCATGGTGATGCTGGTGCTCTCCCCCCTGGCGGGGGCGCTGGCGGGGTAG
- a CDS encoding conserved membrane hypothetical protein (Evidence 4 : Homologs of previously reported genes of unknown function), whose product MTVIAKERAIRPGSREYATSETIPGFFAKGINFYKLFWVFLITAFFGCLVETVFMYLTWGELQNRSGVIYGPFSLVWGLGAVLFTLIYRRVSSEKAFRIFLLGTLLGGVYEYACSWLQEVLFGACFWDYSHLPFNINGRVNLVFSMFWGAAAVLWVKYLYPLLCRVIGKLPNRAGKPLTIMLAALMLCNVALSAAALGRMDARQRGIPTANAVEAFLDRRYPTERLQRIFTNLTYIGTDEARQAAGVPKPNDLPGR is encoded by the coding sequence GTGACTGTCATCGCGAAGGAACGCGCCATCCGCCCCGGGTCGCGGGAGTATGCCACGTCGGAGACCATTCCCGGCTTTTTTGCCAAGGGGATCAATTTTTACAAGCTTTTCTGGGTTTTCCTGATTACTGCTTTTTTCGGGTGCCTGGTGGAGACGGTGTTTATGTACCTCACCTGGGGCGAGCTCCAGAACCGCAGCGGCGTGATCTACGGGCCATTTTCCCTGGTGTGGGGGCTGGGGGCGGTGCTCTTTACTCTAATTTACCGGCGCGTCTCGTCGGAAAAGGCATTCCGTATCTTCTTACTGGGCACTCTGCTGGGCGGTGTGTACGAGTACGCCTGCTCCTGGCTGCAGGAGGTGCTGTTTGGCGCCTGCTTCTGGGATTACAGCCACCTGCCCTTTAACATCAACGGACGGGTCAACCTGGTCTTCTCCATGTTCTGGGGTGCGGCGGCGGTATTGTGGGTCAAGTATCTCTACCCTCTCCTGTGCAGGGTGATCGGAAAGCTCCCCAACCGGGCAGGAAAGCCGCTGACGATCATGCTCGCCGCGCTTATGCTCTGCAACGTGGCCCTCTCTGCCGCCGCCCTGGGACGGATGGACGCGCGGCAGCGGGGCATACCTACCGCCAATGCGGTGGAGGCGTTTTTAGATCGGCGCTACCCCACCGAGCGGCTGCAGCGGATATTTACCAATCTCACTTACATAGGCACTGACGAGGCTCGCCAGGCTGCGGGCGTGCCCAAGCCCAACGACCTGCCGGGGAGATGA
- a CDS encoding conserved hypothetical protein (Evidence 4 : Homologs of previously reported genes of unknown function): MDKKNEVLLHAKPVDCDVCME; encoded by the coding sequence ATGGATAAGAAAAACGAAGTTTTACTCCATGCAAAGCCAGTAGATTGCGACGTTTGCATGGAGTAA
- a CDS encoding conserved hypothetical protein (Evidence 4 : Homologs of previously reported genes of unknown function) — translation MLALLLDYYIKEEACMKYVNAKALLPDVLVKELQGYIQGGYIYVPANQTQQKHWGELSGYRKELQKRNYKIIEEYRNGISIEFLADKYCLSAYAIRKIIYQK, via the coding sequence ATGCTGGCTTTGCTGCTTGACTACTATATCAAGGAGGAAGCTTGCATGAAATATGTCAATGCAAAGGCACTCCTTCCCGATGTATTGGTTAAGGAATTGCAGGGCTATATTCAAGGCGGATATATTTACGTGCCCGCAAATCAAACACAACAAAAGCATTGGGGAGAGCTATCCGGCTATCGGAAGGAGTTACAGAAAAGAAATTATAAGATCATTGAGGAATACCGCAATGGTATTTCCATCGAATTTCTGGCTGATAAATACTGCCTGTCCGCTTATGCCATTCGGAAAATCATCTATCAGAAATAA
- a CDS encoding conserved hypothetical protein (Evidence 4 : Homologs of previously reported genes of unknown function) — protein MCTRFVYNGNDMITGFNFDIDLAVWSHQVIREKERFYIGIKMPDGVYHSFHGINRNGNVGTLLYVHGNPAGNYIESNGCCTITDLTEQYIKNQISFDDALSIMKTKKIVYAPDATMQAMLSDQSGRALIVEPGIGYREEKERYALITNYSLLEPEITKSFVVPGDDRYQRAKHLLDRFGQDFSVSDAFSILHAVRQEGDWATRVSFVYSMKKQTVYYVFNNAFESILEYNFPT, from the coding sequence ATGTGTACCAGATTTGTATATAACGGAAATGATATGATTACAGGGTTTAATTTTGATATTGACCTTGCCGTATGGAGCCATCAAGTCATCCGTGAAAAGGAACGGTTCTACATCGGGATAAAAATGCCGGATGGTGTTTACCACTCGTTTCACGGCATAAACAGGAACGGAAATGTTGGAACTTTGCTGTATGTACATGGAAATCCGGCAGGCAATTACATCGAAAGCAATGGTTGCTGTACGATTACAGACTTGACAGAACAGTATATCAAAAATCAAATTTCTTTTGATGACGCATTAAGCATTATGAAAACAAAAAAAATCGTCTACGCGCCGGATGCCACAATGCAGGCTATGTTGTCGGACCAAAGCGGGAGAGCTTTAATTGTTGAGCCTGGAATCGGTTATCGAGAGGAAAAAGAAAGATACGCGCTGATTACAAATTACTCGCTCTTGGAGCCTGAAATTACAAAGTCTTTTGTTGTTCCCGGCGATGACCGCTACCAAAGAGCCAAACACTTATTGGATCGCTTCGGTCAAGACTTTTCCGTGTCTGACGCATTTTCTATTTTACATGCAGTCCGGCAGGAAGGGGATTGGGCAACCAGGGTTTCCTTTGTCTATTCAATGAAAAAGCAAACCGTATATTATGTTTTTAATAATGCGTTTGAAAGCATCCTGGAGTACAATTTCCCAACATAA
- the vat gene encoding Virginiamycin A acetyltransferase, with the protein MAVSEKIIYPRSGDNETVYLKSVVSNPNIIVGSYTMYNDFVNDPRLFEKNNVLYQYPISHDKLAIGKFCSIACGAKFLFNSANHTLSSLSTYPFPIFFEEWGLDVKNISTAWDNKGRITVGNDVWIGYEAAVLAGVTIGDGAVVGTRAVVTRDVPPYTIVGGIPAKPIRKRFSDEIISALLELKWWDWPKEMILQNIAAIQSGHIEQLT; encoded by the coding sequence ATGGCCGTCTCAGAAAAGATTATATATCCCCGTTCGGGGGACAACGAAACCGTTTACTTAAAGAGTGTGGTTTCTAATCCGAACATTATTGTCGGGTCATATACAATGTACAATGATTTTGTAAACGACCCAAGGCTATTTGAGAAAAACAATGTGCTGTATCAATACCCTATCAGCCATGACAAACTGGCAATCGGAAAATTCTGCTCCATTGCCTGCGGGGCGAAGTTTTTATTTAACAGTGCAAACCACACTCTGTCCTCGCTGTCCACCTACCCCTTTCCCATCTTTTTTGAAGAATGGGGGTTGGATGTTAAGAACATTTCTACTGCTTGGGATAACAAAGGCCGCATTACCGTTGGCAACGACGTTTGGATTGGATATGAGGCGGCAGTCTTGGCCGGTGTTACAATTGGTGACGGTGCGGTCGTCGGAACCCGTGCGGTAGTGACAAGAGACGTTCCGCCATACACAATTGTAGGCGGCATTCCGGCAAAGCCAATTCGAAAGCGGTTTTCAGATGAAATCATTTCAGCCCTGCTGGAATTGAAGTGGTGGGATTGGCCGAAAGAAATGATTTTACAAAACATCGCCGCAATACAATCCGGACATATCGAGCAGTTAACTTAA
- a CDS encoding HAD hydrolase, family IIB yields MGKFDHVLLVSDFDDTLFNSRREVSAENIAAIEYLIREGGYFTVATGRAHRTFSPCAGLAPINAPVVLANGAMLYDYTADRELLLVPLPPETAHDLGEMSQALPEVGIEVYHGDKVYIQNPNEYTARHVAKLQADWTRRPLAAMPRPWSKAVLQADRTVLERAQKFLIDRWSFRYEVIFSNDVLLECTAKSATKGGMALRVAERLGVARKDLYCVGDNQNDLSMLEVSAIPFAPANCADAVRATNPRIVRDCDEHAIAHIVEILDGLY; encoded by the coding sequence TTGGGCAAGTTTGACCACGTTCTGCTCGTCAGCGACTTTGATGATACTCTCTTCAATAGCCGGAGGGAGGTCTCGGCGGAGAACATCGCCGCCATCGAGTACCTCATCCGGGAAGGAGGGTACTTCACCGTGGCCACAGGACGGGCCCATCGCACCTTTTCTCCCTGCGCGGGGCTGGCGCCCATCAACGCCCCCGTCGTCCTCGCAAACGGGGCGATGCTCTACGACTATACCGCAGACCGGGAGCTGCTGCTCGTCCCCCTGCCCCCCGAGACGGCCCACGACCTCGGCGAGATGTCCCAGGCCCTTCCCGAGGTGGGTATCGAGGTCTACCACGGGGACAAGGTCTACATCCAGAACCCCAACGAGTACACCGCCCGCCATGTGGCGAAACTGCAGGCCGACTGGACCCGGCGGCCCCTGGCGGCCATGCCCCGGCCCTGGAGCAAGGCGGTGCTGCAGGCCGACCGGACGGTGCTTGAGCGTGCTCAAAAATTCCTGATTGACCGCTGGAGCTTCAGGTACGAGGTCATTTTCTCCAACGACGTGCTCCTGGAGTGCACCGCGAAGAGCGCTACCAAGGGCGGCATGGCGCTGCGGGTGGCAGAGCGTCTGGGTGTGGCGCGCAAGGACCTCTACTGTGTGGGGGACAACCAGAACGACCTCTCGATGCTGGAGGTGTCGGCCATCCCCTTCGCCCCCGCCAACTGCGCCGACGCTGTCCGGGCGACCAATCCCCGGATCGTGCGCGACTGTGACGAGCATGCCATCGCCCATATCGTGGAGATTCTGGATGGGCTGTATTGA
- a CDS encoding putative proton-coupled thiamine transporter YuaJ (Evidence 3 : Function proposed based on presence of conserved amino acid motif, structural feature or limited homology) has protein sequence MNTGAEKKKRGSVRMLTEGALLVAVAQILSFFKFMELPNGGSLTLAMFPIILFAVRWGWKNGLMAGFVLGVLQFMFDGGFALGWQSIIGDYLVAFTVLGFGGVFRKKKWGIFAGIVLGCAARFLVHYVVGATIWAEYMPDTFLNLTMTTPWFYSMLYNGVYMLPNAALALGIAALLYMPMKKYMVGADIQA, from the coding sequence ATGAACACAGGCGCAGAAAAGAAAAAGCGCGGTAGCGTGCGTATGCTGACCGAGGGGGCTCTTTTGGTTGCGGTGGCGCAAATTCTCAGCTTTTTTAAGTTTATGGAGTTGCCAAACGGCGGATCTTTGACCCTTGCTATGTTTCCAATCATTCTTTTTGCGGTGCGCTGGGGTTGGAAAAACGGCCTGATGGCAGGCTTTGTACTCGGTGTGCTCCAGTTCATGTTTGACGGCGGTTTTGCTCTGGGCTGGCAGTCCATTATCGGCGACTATCTGGTGGCATTTACCGTGCTTGGCTTTGGGGGCGTTTTCCGCAAGAAAAAATGGGGCATTTTCGCTGGGATTGTGCTTGGCTGCGCGGCACGTTTCCTTGTCCATTATGTAGTAGGTGCTACCATTTGGGCCGAATATATGCCCGATACCTTTTTAAACCTGACGATGACGACTCCCTGGTTTTATTCCATGCTTTATAATGGCGTTTATATGCTGCCGAATGCTGCGCTTGCGCTGGGCATTGCAGCGCTCCTGTACATGCCCATGAAAAAATATATGGTGGGTGCAGATATTCAAGCATAA